The following are encoded together in the Gemmatimonadota bacterium genome:
- a CDS encoding OmpA family protein yields MPSTWSFHAPTRPVFGAVLVAVALATTACSSLSRKQKGGAIGAATGAAVGGVIGNQTGSTARGAIIGAVVGGTAGAIIGHQMDQQAKELKLEIPGATIERVGEGIQVTFASGLLYDFDSDAIRSDAAQNLQNLAASLKKYPNTSLLIVGHTDALGSTTYNQDLSTRRANSASGYLSMQGVGANRLRTSGRGEMEAVASNETEMGRQRNRRIEVAIYSSGAS; encoded by the coding sequence ATGCCTAGCACTTGGTCATTCCACGCCCCAACGCGTCCCGTGTTCGGCGCGGTCCTCGTCGCCGTTGCCCTCGCCACCACGGCGTGTTCGTCGCTCAGCCGGAAGCAGAAGGGAGGCGCGATCGGTGCCGCCACTGGCGCCGCCGTCGGCGGTGTCATCGGAAACCAGACCGGCTCGACTGCCCGGGGAGCGATCATCGGCGCCGTGGTCGGCGGAACGGCTGGCGCCATCATCGGCCACCAGATGGATCAACAGGCAAAGGAGCTCAAGCTCGAGATCCCCGGCGCGACGATCGAACGGGTGGGCGAAGGCATTCAGGTGACCTTCGCCTCGGGGCTGCTGTATGACTTCGACTCCGACGCGATCCGCTCAGACGCCGCACAGAACCTGCAGAACCTCGCGGCAAGCTTGAAGAAGTATCCCAACACCAGCCTGCTGATCGTCGGGCACACCGATGCACTCGGCAGTACGACCTACAACCAGGACCTGTCGACGCGCCGCGCCAACTCGGCGTCGGGCTACCTGTCCATGCAGGGCGTCGGCGCCAACCGCCTGCGGACCTCGGGGCGGGGCGAGATGGAGGCGGTCGCCTCCAACGAGACCGAGATGGGACGCCAGCGCAATCGCCGCATCGAAGTCGCGATCTATTCGAGCGGCGCATCGTGA